The proteins below come from a single Ictidomys tridecemlineatus isolate mIctTri1 chromosome 8, mIctTri1.hap1, whole genome shotgun sequence genomic window:
- the LOC144366312 gene encoding uncharacterized protein LOC144366312 yields the protein MQCGKAFTNSSQLQTHKRTHTGEKPYECKQCGKTFVCLSSQMQHERIHTGEKPYEYKQCGKAFSCSSYLRKHKRIHTGEKPYECKQCGKAFTHSSQLQTHKRIHTGEKPYECKQCGKVFVYSASLWQHKRIHTGEKPYECMQCGKAFTNSSQLQTHKRTHTGEKPYECKQCGKAFVYLSLQLQHERIHTGERSYKCEQCGKAFSHSSYLQSHKQTHTGEKPYECKQCEKAFRRSSYLQRHKRTHTGEKPYECK from the coding sequence atgcaatgtggaaaagcctttactAATTCCTCTCAACTTCAAACACAtaaacgaactcatactggagagaagccctatgaatgtaaacaatgtgggaaaaCCTTTGTTTGTTTGAGTTCCCAAATGCAACATGAACGgattcatactggggagaagccctatgaatataaacaatgtgggaaagccttcagttgTTCCTCTTACCTTCGAAAACATAAacgaattcatactggagagaagccctatgaatgtaagcagtgtgggaaagcctttactCATTCCTCTCAACTTCAGACACATAAacgaattcatactggagagaagccttatgaatgtaaacaatgtgggaaagtCTTTGTTTATTCTGCTTCACTTTGGCAACATAAacgaattcatactggagagaagccctatgaatgtatgcaatgtggaaaagcctttactAATTCCTCTCAACTTCAAACACAtaaacgaactcatactggagagaagccctatgaatgtaaacaatgtgggaaagcctttgttTATTTGAGTTTACAATTGCAACATGAacgaattcatactggagagaggtcctataaatgtgaacagtgtgggaaagccttcagtcaTTCCTCTTACCTTCAAAGTCATAagcaaactcatactggagagaagccctatgaatgtaaacaatgtgagAAAGCCTTCAGACGTTCCTCTTACCTTCAAAGACAtaaacgaactcatactggagagaagccctatgaatgtaagtaA